The following coding sequences lie in one Chanos chanos chromosome 4, fChaCha1.1, whole genome shotgun sequence genomic window:
- the LOC115810487 gene encoding carbohydrate sulfotransferase 12-like, with amino-acid sequence MGRKRCEWKIHADPISPELKQRQYARKKLVGDFCNNSDALSFLGKNRTFYDIPKHELENLIVDDRHGIIYCYVPKVGCTQWKRVMIVLSESLKVNGVPYKNPLDISHRDTHARTNVVFLNRFSKQVMKEKLEKYTKFIFVRHPYVRLISAYRDKFVRGEQYFYTSYGVHMLKKYGNNSRPPANVKVAHDAGILPSFSNFIQYVTDPETLKHGLFDEHWRQMYRLCHPCQINYDFIGKMETMEEDAEHLLRILHVDNIVKLPPGYTNRTTESWVREWYANIPDEWKRKLSKIYESDFKLFGYSEPQNLLREKV; translated from the exons ATGGGGAGGAAGAGATGTGAGTGGAAAATTCACGCAGATCCAATTTCCCCGgagctgaaacagagacagtatgCCAGGAAGAAGCTCGTTGGTGACTTCTGCAACAACAGTGATGCCCTGAGTTTCCTTGGAAAGAACAGAACATTTTACGATATTCCTAAGCATGAACTGGAAAACTTAATCGTGGATGACCGTCACGGAATTATCTACTGTTATGTTCCAAAAGTTGGATGCACACAGTGGAAACGTGTCATGATTGTGCTGAGTGAGAGCCTGAAGGTAAATGGGGTTCCCTACAAAAATCCTTTGGATATTTCACATCGTGACACCCACGCCAGAACAAACGTTGTTTTCCTCAACAGATTTTCAAAGCAAGTGATGAAAGAAAAGCTTGAGAAGTACACAAAGTTCATTTTTGTCCGACATCCATATGTTAGACTCATCTCTGCATACAGGGACAAGTTTGTTCGGGGGGAGCAGTATTTTTATACGTCGTATGGTGTTCATATGCTGAAGAAATATGGCAATAACTCCAGGCCCCCTGCTAACGTAAAGGTTGCCCATGATGCTGGTATTCTTCCATCTTTCTCAAACTTCATCCAGTATGTAACAGATCCTGAAACTTTGAAGCATGGACTTTTTGATGAACACTGGAGACAGATGTATCGCCTGTGTCACCCTTGTCAAATAAACTATGATTTCATCGGAAAGATGGAAACTATGGAGGAAGATGCTGAACATTTGCTTCGTATCCTACATGTAGATAATATTGTGAAGTTGCCACCAGGTTACaccaacagaacaacagaatcCTGGGTGAGAGAGTGGTATGCAAACATTCCTGATGAGTGGAAGAGAAAGCTGTCAAAAATCTATGAAAGTGACTTCAAACTGTTTGGATACTCTGA ACCGCAAAATCTGTTGAGAGAAAAAGTCTAa